A window from Roseburia sp. 499 encodes these proteins:
- a CDS encoding CYTH domain-containing protein translates to MEIERKFLIDTLPETLSQYPFRQLEQGYLCTEPVVRIRREDDDYYLTYKSKGLMVREEYNLPLTKDAYEHLLPKVDGIVISKKRYLIPLTEKLTIELDVFEGELAPLLLAEVEFETEEEANAFVPPEWFGEDVTYSSKYHNSTLSRKNL, encoded by the coding sequence ATGGAAATTGAACGTAAATTTTTAATTGATACTTTACCGGAAACTCTCTCCCAGTATCCTTTTCGTCAGTTGGAACAGGGGTATTTATGTACCGAACCGGTTGTACGAATCCGAAGAGAAGATGACGATTACTATCTCACCTATAAGTCAAAAGGTCTGATGGTTCGAGAAGAATATAACCTTCCATTAACAAAAGATGCTTATGAGCATCTCTTACCGAAGGTTGATGGCATCGTAATTTCCAAGAAACGTTATCTGATACCGCTTACAGAAAAACTAACCATTGAATTGGATGTTTTTGAGGGAGAACTGGCACCACTGCTTCTTGCAGAAGTGGAATTTGAAACGGAAGAGGAAGCCAATGCTTTCGTTCCTCCTGAATGGTTCGGAGAAGATGTTACTTATTCCAGTAAATATCATAACAGCACCCTGAGCCGGAAGAACCTTTAG
- a CDS encoding DJ-1 family glyoxalase III, with product MAKIGVFLADGFEEIEGLTVVDILRRAGVEVNTISIMGRKEIHGAHQITVLADALYEEVAFDELDGVVLPGGMPGTTNLGAHEGVKEQIVAFAEQGKLVAAICAAPSVLGENGILKGKKAACYPGFEEKLLGAEVTFEEVAEAGNVITSRGMGTAIPFALRLTAYLVSEQKAESLKKSIIFLAGEEK from the coding sequence ATGGCAAAAATAGGAGTTTTTTTAGCAGATGGATTTGAAGAAATTGAAGGTCTTACGGTAGTAGACATTTTGCGTCGGGCAGGTGTGGAGGTAAATACTATTTCTATTATGGGAAGAAAAGAGATTCACGGAGCACATCAGATTACCGTATTGGCAGATGCATTATATGAAGAGGTAGCCTTCGACGAATTAGATGGTGTAGTGCTTCCGGGAGGAATGCCCGGAACTACCAATCTCGGTGCACATGAAGGTGTGAAGGAGCAAATTGTTGCATTTGCAGAACAAGGAAAATTGGTTGCGGCAATTTGTGCTGCACCAAGTGTTTTGGGCGAAAATGGAATTTTAAAAGGGAAAAAGGCAGCATGCTATCCGGGATTTGAAGAAAAGCTTTTGGGAGCAGAAGTAACTTTTGAAGAAGTGGCAGAAGCTGGAAATGTGATTACCAGCCGCGGAATGGGAACTGCAATTCCATTTGCATTAAGACTGACAGCGTATCTTGTTTCAGAGCAGAAGGCGGAAAGCTTGAAAAAATCTATTATTTTTCTTGCGGGAGAGGAAAAATAA
- a CDS encoding ABC transporter ATP-binding protein, with amino-acid sequence MAVNSFREDEQLEGMGKKETLKRLFSYLFKYKTAVIGVLVCMLITVVISLVNPLIIERAIDVYISKSDMAGLMRLAIFTIVLNGIFIIMVKIRMYVMARISNKILLDIRQELYEHIQTLSFSFFDSRPTGKILARIIGDVNSLKEVLTNAVTTLIPDFVTVCGVVLIMVVKDWRLALASLCSIPLMILAIWFIQKFSHVRWQIFRKKGSNLNAYVHESIAGMSVVQSFRAEDETKEVFSGLVKEHEQSFVGAVRLADMFGGAIDFCWGIGAMVLYWAGIKMIGAEYVSVGTLVAFGTYISMFWNPVMNLSNFYNQIITNLTAAERIFEILDTQPDITDAEEVEELPEIQGKVEFEHVSFTYDEGTPAETKVLEDVSFQIQPGETIALVGPTGAGKSTIVNLISRFYDIQKGRILIDGYDVQKVSIQSLRQQMGVMTQENFIFQGTIRENIAYGKMDATEEEIIAAAKAVNAHDFIMKMEKGYDTVLKERGAGLSIGQRQLIAFARTMVSMPKILILDEATSSIDTHTEILVQQGIEALLKGRTSFVIAHRLSTIQKADRIFVIDKGGILEQGSPAELMEKKGHYYNLYMAQFKNI; translated from the coding sequence GTGGCAGTTAATTCATTTCGAGAAGATGAACAGTTAGAAGGAATGGGAAAAAAAGAAACCCTCAAACGACTGTTTTCGTATCTCTTTAAATATAAAACGGCGGTTATTGGTGTATTAGTCTGTATGTTGATTACCGTAGTGATATCTTTGGTAAATCCTCTTATCATTGAAAGAGCGATTGACGTATATATTTCAAAAAGTGATATGGCAGGACTTATGAGACTTGCAATATTTACAATAGTGTTGAATGGTATTTTTATCATCATGGTAAAGATAAGAATGTATGTGATGGCAAGGATATCGAATAAAATTTTGTTGGATATTCGACAGGAACTGTATGAGCACATTCAGACTTTGTCATTTTCTTTTTTTGACAGCAGACCCACCGGAAAGATTTTGGCAAGAATTATCGGGGATGTAAATTCATTAAAGGAAGTGCTTACCAATGCAGTGACAACATTGATTCCTGATTTTGTTACTGTTTGCGGAGTGGTGTTAATTATGGTGGTAAAGGATTGGCGGCTTGCTCTGGCATCCTTGTGTAGCATTCCGTTGATGATATTGGCAATCTGGTTTATACAGAAATTTTCCCATGTACGTTGGCAGATTTTTAGAAAAAAAGGTTCTAATCTGAATGCTTATGTACATGAAAGTATTGCAGGAATGAGCGTAGTACAAAGTTTTCGTGCAGAGGATGAGACAAAGGAAGTTTTTTCCGGTCTGGTAAAGGAGCATGAGCAGTCTTTTGTTGGGGCAGTCCGACTGGCAGATATGTTTGGTGGTGCAATTGATTTTTGTTGGGGAATTGGAGCAATGGTTTTATATTGGGCAGGTATTAAAATGATTGGTGCAGAATATGTCAGTGTAGGTACACTGGTGGCATTCGGAACTTATATTAGTATGTTCTGGAATCCGGTCATGAATCTGAGTAACTTTTACAATCAGATTATTACAAACCTGACGGCAGCAGAGCGTATTTTTGAGATTTTGGATACGCAGCCGGATATTACAGATGCCGAAGAAGTAGAAGAATTACCTGAGATTCAGGGAAAGGTAGAATTTGAACATGTGTCTTTTACTTATGATGAGGGAACACCGGCAGAAACAAAGGTGTTAGAAGATGTAAGTTTTCAGATACAGCCGGGTGAGACCATTGCATTAGTAGGGCCGACAGGAGCTGGAAAGAGTACCATTGTAAATTTAATCAGCCGTTTTTATGATATTCAAAAAGGAAGAATTCTCATAGATGGTTATGATGTGCAAAAAGTGTCCATTCAGAGTCTTCGCCAACAGATGGGGGTCATGACTCAGGAAAACTTTATTTTCCAAGGAACCATAAGAGAAAATATTGCTTATGGAAAAATGGATGCTACGGAAGAAGAAATCATAGCGGCAGCTAAGGCAGTAAATGCCCATGATTTTATCATGAAAATGGAAAAGGGCTATGACACTGTATTAAAAGAGCGCGGTGCAGGGCTTTCCATTGGACAGCGTCAGTTAATTGCTTTTGCAAGAACTATGGTAAGCATGCCCAAAATACTGATTTTGGATGAGGCGACCTCAAGTATTGATACCCATACGGAAATTTTAGTACAGCAGGGAATTGAGGCACTGTTAAAAGGACGTACCAGTTTTGTTATTGCACATCGATTGTCTACGATTCAAAAGGCAGACAGGATTTTTGTGATTGATAAGGGAGGCATCTTAGAGCAGGGAAGTCCGGCAGAACTGATGGAAAAGAAGGGACATTACTATAATCTATATATGGCGCAGTTCAAGAATATTTAA
- a CDS encoding ABC transporter ATP-binding protein — translation MKKILKYIAKYWYAYVFAIACMVTAIILDMLYPMITKSIVDDVIIDGKIELLGGLLVTIFVIGIGRALGGYFKEFTFDCVSVKIASRLRKDLFAHIESLSMDYFDDTNTGELMARVKDDVDHIWNALGYVGMLIIEVVIHVSIVLYCMFTLNWKLAFIPLGAMILMGFTAIYMERKLDKVYESISEENAVLTTIAEENLAGVRTVKAFAREKFEIDKFLSHNKRYYDLNMQQSKMLVRYYPIFQFTGKLLPVVMVIIGGMQVIDGKMSLGSLVAFSEYCRNIVWPMEMLGWLTNDLSSAIASCKKINKIYQQESTIKEAEKTVKLSEVTGTVAFEHVSFERGNQKILEDVSFTLPAGKTLGIMGATGAGKTSIVNLLMRFFDVNAGSVKLDGVDVKELGLQQIRSNISTVMQDVFLFSDTIEENIKMGQRETMENPVMVHATELAQAKGFIEEMPSEYDTIIGERGVGLSGGQKQRISIARAIAKHNPILVLDDSTSALDMETEYEIQKALDSLKDTTKIIIAHRISAVRRADEIIFLEDGKIKERGTHEELMAQKGLYYDTYQAQYG, via the coding sequence ATGAAGAAGATATTGAAATACATAGCAAAATACTGGTATGCCTATGTATTTGCTATCGCATGTATGGTAACCGCAATTATTTTGGATATGCTGTATCCAATGATTACAAAAAGTATTGTGGATGATGTTATCATAGACGGAAAAATAGAATTACTGGGTGGTTTGCTTGTAACCATTTTTGTAATTGGAATTGGAAGGGCATTGGGTGGATATTTTAAGGAATTTACCTTTGATTGTGTCAGCGTTAAGATAGCATCCAGATTGAGAAAGGATTTGTTTGCTCACATCGAGAGTCTTTCTATGGATTATTTTGATGATACCAATACAGGAGAGTTGATGGCACGAGTAAAAGATGATGTAGATCATATCTGGAACGCCCTTGGATATGTGGGAATGTTGATTATTGAGGTTGTTATTCATGTATCCATTGTGCTGTATTGTATGTTTACTTTGAACTGGAAACTAGCCTTTATTCCGTTAGGGGCTATGATTCTTATGGGATTTACTGCTATTTATATGGAGCGGAAATTGGATAAAGTATATGAGTCTATCAGCGAGGAAAACGCAGTGCTTACCACCATTGCAGAAGAAAATCTTGCAGGTGTTCGTACCGTAAAGGCATTTGCCAGAGAAAAATTTGAGATTGATAAGTTTTTGTCACACAACAAGCGATATTATGACTTGAACATGCAGCAGTCCAAAATGTTGGTGCGGTATTATCCTATTTTCCAGTTTACCGGAAAGCTGCTTCCGGTTGTTATGGTTATTATAGGAGGTATGCAGGTGATTGATGGAAAGATGTCATTAGGAAGTCTGGTAGCATTTTCAGAGTATTGCCGCAATATTGTGTGGCCAATGGAGATGTTGGGATGGCTTACCAATGATTTGTCTTCTGCCATTGCTTCCTGTAAGAAAATCAACAAGATTTATCAGCAGGAATCTACCATCAAGGAAGCAGAAAAAACGGTAAAATTATCAGAAGTTACTGGAACAGTTGCTTTTGAACATGTCTCTTTTGAACGTGGAAATCAGAAAATTTTAGAGGATGTTTCCTTTACACTTCCGGCAGGAAAGACCCTTGGAATTATGGGGGCAACGGGAGCAGGAAAGACATCTATTGTAAATCTTTTAATGCGTTTCTTTGACGTAAATGCAGGAAGTGTCAAACTGGACGGTGTAGATGTGAAAGAATTAGGCTTGCAGCAGATTCGCAGTAATATTTCTACCGTAATGCAGGATGTATTTCTGTTTTCCGATACCATCGAAGAGAACATCAAGATGGGACAGCGAGAGACCATGGAAAATCCTGTTATGGTGCATGCAACAGAACTGGCGCAGGCAAAGGGATTTATTGAGGAGATGCCCTCGGAATACGATACCATTATCGGAGAGCGTGGTGTTGGTCTGTCAGGAGGACAGAAGCAGCGTATTAGTATTGCCAGAGCAATAGCAAAACATAATCCAATTTTAGTATTAGATGATTCTACATCTGCTCTTGATATGGAGACAGAATATGAAATACAAAAGGCGTTGGATTCTTTGAAAGATACTACAAAAATTATTATTGCTCACCGTATTTCTGCGGTGCGTAGGGCAGATGAAATCATTTTCCTAGAGGACGGAAAAATAAAAGAACGTGGAACACATGAAGAATTGATGGCACAAAAAGGGCTGTATTATGATACTTATCAGGCACAGTATGGATAG
- a CDS encoding ester cyclase, with protein MTNKEIVKGFFQKAYEEQDYDFVMEYFSEDYLDHSPAGAKSNKDAVEILKGAAKTFENMRVEVLDLFEEEGMVAVRLLFRGIHVGEFAGIAPTGKEIAFEALEHFKLIDGKVTESWGYWPDMEIINKLKA; from the coding sequence ATGACAAATAAGGAAATTGTAAAAGGATTTTTTCAAAAGGCATACGAAGAACAGGATTATGATTTTGTAATGGAATATTTTTCAGAGGACTATTTAGATCATAGTCCAGCAGGGGCGAAAAGCAATAAAGATGCAGTGGAAATACTAAAGGGAGCAGCAAAAACTTTTGAAAACATGCGGGTAGAGGTATTGGATTTATTTGAAGAAGAGGGAATGGTTGCAGTCAGACTGCTGTTTCGGGGAATACATGTTGGAGAATTTGCAGGGATTGCACCTACCGGGAAAGAAATTGCTTTTGAAGCGCTGGAACATTTTAAACTGATAGACGGAAAGGTAACAGAGTCTTGGGGATATTGGCCGGATATGGAAATAATAAATAAGCTAAAGGCATAG
- a CDS encoding AraC family transcriptional regulator translates to MKKLHSLALEQKEDAKHGESFFPVQKYLTRLASDYPVVTTHWHEEAELTLITKGNCFYQIDLIDYEVNEGDILFIPPLLLHSISLNTSEEIFSETYVFHINFLGGNSTDICSTRYLTPLINQEFSMPCLITPEHPVYASLRRIFGQINSLYSETVPGYELALKSLLLQVIFLLLQYSERNSSSDTGTSSDKLKQVLDYIELHYAETLTVSDLAKLCYFSDYHFMRFFKKHMNMTCVEYINNLRLEKSVELFEQGNSSILDVSLSVGFHNLSYFHKVFKRKYHMTPKAFLKQLEQ, encoded by the coding sequence ATGAAAAAACTACATTCACTTGCCTTAGAACAAAAGGAAGATGCCAAACACGGAGAATCTTTTTTCCCAGTGCAAAAATACCTTACCCGACTAGCTTCTGATTATCCGGTAGTCACTACCCATTGGCATGAGGAAGCAGAACTTACCCTAATTACAAAAGGCAACTGTTTTTATCAGATTGATTTGATTGATTATGAGGTGAATGAAGGCGATATTTTATTTATTCCACCGTTGCTCCTTCACTCCATTTCCCTTAACACTAGTGAAGAAATTTTTTCTGAAACATATGTATTTCATATAAATTTTCTAGGTGGAAATTCCACAGATATTTGCTCCACTCGCTATCTGACTCCACTAATAAATCAGGAATTTTCCATGCCCTGCCTGATAACACCAGAGCATCCCGTTTATGCTTCTTTACGAAGAATATTCGGACAGATTAATTCTTTGTATAGTGAAACAGTTCCCGGATATGAACTTGCCTTAAAATCCCTGTTGTTACAGGTCATTTTTCTGCTGCTACAGTATAGTGAAAGAAACTCTTCTTCTGATACCGGAACTTCCTCTGATAAGTTAAAACAGGTCCTTGACTACATTGAGCTTCATTATGCCGAAACGCTTACTGTTTCAGACTTAGCAAAGCTGTGTTACTTCAGCGACTATCATTTTATGCGCTTTTTTAAAAAGCATATGAACATGACATGTGTAGAATACATCAATAATCTACGTCTGGAAAAGTCTGTGGAACTGTTCGAGCAGGGAAATTCCTCTATTTTGGATGTTTCTTTGTCCGTTGGATTTCACAACCTTTCTTACTTTCATAAGGTTTTTAAGCGCAAATATCATATGACACCCAAAGCCTTCTTAAAACAGTTGGAACAATAA
- a CDS encoding alpha/beta-type small acid-soluble spore protein — protein sequence MSGSNNSGSNTSKMAVPQAKEAMNRFKQEVASEIGVPLKEGYNGDLTSAQAGSIGGEMVKKMIMKQEQQMSGGQQ from the coding sequence ATGAGTGGATCTAATAACTCTGGTTCTAACACAAGTAAAATGGCAGTACCTCAGGCAAAGGAAGCTATGAATCGTTTTAAACAGGAAGTTGCATCTGAAATCGGTGTACCTTTAAAGGAAGGTTACAATGGTGACTTAACTTCTGCACAGGCTGGTTCTATCGGTGGTGAAATGGTCAAAAAAATGATCATGAAACAGGAACAGCAGATGTCTGGCGGACAGCAGTAG
- a CDS encoding alpha-glucosidase has protein sequence MKRKWWHDKVAYQIYPKSFLDTNGDGIGDLRGIISKLDYLKELGVDIIWLSPIYKSPFVDQGYDIADYYAIAEEFGTMEEFDELLAEAKKRNMYIIMDLVINHCSDKHEWFRKALADPDGEYADYFYFRKGKNGNPPSNYRSYFGGSCWEPVPGTDKYYFHMFAKEQPDLNWENPKLRQELYNMVNWWLEKGLAGFRIDAIINIKKNLEFPDFEPDGTDGMAGCWKMVESVDGVGEFLEDLKKNTFQKHDAFTVAEVFNMKEGELPQFIGEDGHFSTIFDFSAHSLSDGEHGWYDAPQVDFKKWRETVLNSQLEVQKSGFEANIIENHDEPRGASRFLPEYARTPAGTKMLGTVSILLRGIPFIYQGQEIGMQNAVWNSIEEYDDISTKDQYHIAREAGLSDEEALEVCGRMSRDNARTPVQWSDKENAGFTTGTPWLKVNSNYKEINVESQEKDADSVLNYYRKLVALRKSAEYREVFTYGEFAPAYENTETIMAYYRVDENKRMLVAANFGKEVAEVKLEYPVKRVVLSNQESAAKEKMQKPEQTLKLVSCEVIVLECE, from the coding sequence ATGAAAAGAAAATGGTGGCATGACAAAGTAGCATATCAAATTTATCCAAAGAGCTTTTTAGATACCAACGGAGACGGTATCGGAGATTTGCGGGGAATTATTTCAAAGTTGGATTATTTAAAAGAATTGGGAGTTGATATTATCTGGCTTTCCCCAATCTACAAATCTCCTTTTGTAGACCAGGGCTATGACATTGCAGATTATTATGCCATAGCAGAAGAATTCGGAACCATGGAAGAATTTGATGAATTGCTGGCAGAAGCAAAAAAGCGGAATATGTACATTATCATGGACTTGGTTATCAATCACTGTTCCGATAAGCATGAATGGTTCCGGAAGGCATTGGCAGACCCGGACGGAGAATATGCGGATTATTTTTATTTCAGAAAAGGAAAAAATGGAAATCCTCCAAGTAATTATCGTTCTTACTTTGGCGGTAGTTGTTGGGAGCCGGTGCCGGGAACTGACAAATATTATTTTCATATGTTTGCAAAGGAACAGCCGGATTTGAATTGGGAGAATCCGAAACTGCGACAAGAACTTTACAACATGGTGAACTGGTGGTTGGAAAAGGGATTGGCTGGGTTCCGTATTGATGCTATTATCAATATTAAGAAGAATCTGGAATTTCCTGATTTTGAGCCGGATGGAACGGATGGAATGGCTGGTTGCTGGAAAATGGTAGAAAGTGTGGATGGTGTAGGAGAGTTTTTAGAGGATTTAAAGAAAAATACTTTCCAGAAACATGATGCCTTTACCGTAGCAGAGGTATTTAACATGAAGGAGGGAGAACTTCCACAGTTTATTGGAGAAGATGGACATTTTTCTACGATTTTTGATTTCAGTGCTCATTCTTTAAGCGATGGAGAACATGGATGGTATGATGCGCCACAGGTGGATTTTAAGAAGTGGCGGGAAACAGTATTAAACTCTCAGCTTGAAGTACAAAAAAGTGGATTTGAAGCAAACATTATTGAGAATCATGATGAGCCGAGAGGGGCGTCCCGATTTTTACCGGAATATGCCAGAACTCCAGCCGGAACTAAAATGCTTGGAACTGTAAGTATCCTGCTTCGAGGAATCCCATTTATCTATCAGGGACAAGAAATCGGAATGCAGAACGCAGTATGGAATAGTATTGAGGAATATGATGACATTAGTACCAAGGATCAGTATCATATTGCAAGAGAAGCAGGGCTTTCTGATGAGGAGGCATTAGAAGTTTGTGGCAGAATGAGTCGAGATAATGCCCGAACTCCGGTACAGTGGAGTGATAAGGAAAATGCAGGATTTACTACCGGAACGCCATGGCTTAAGGTAAATTCCAACTATAAAGAAATCAATGTGGAAAGTCAGGAAAAAGATGCGGATTCTGTATTGAATTATTACCGTAAGCTGGTAGCGTTGCGTAAATCTGCGGAATATAGAGAAGTATTTACCTATGGCGAATTTGCTCCGGCATATGAGAATACGGAGACGATTATGGCATACTACCGTGTGGACGAAAATAAGAGGATGTTGGTAGCTGCAAACTTTGGAAAAGAAGTAGCAGAGGTAAAGTTGGAATATCCGGTTAAGCGCGTTGTGTTATCGAATCAGGAGAGCGCAGCAAAGGAAAAAATGCAGAAGCCGGAGCAGACGCTGAAATTGGTAAGCTGTGAAGTGATTGTATTAGAGTGTGAGTAA
- a CDS encoding GNAT family N-acetyltransferase: MNYKLVLEQQLAIDYNCTLEEVQGNENIIKPMKRNVGARPIGEDDCMFKAVCYGGKLLIMADEKILDWCREKLLRRDAAWVSEPQVLCGINEKLREFGHCLADVHHYYLPVGESEIEERFPIKCFEGDEIMQFEEDERFGEALLFEEDTPDMIAVCAMEGEEILGMAGATADSENMWQLGVNVTEAGKGKGVGTYVVSVLKNKVLEKGKVPFYGTVESHIKSQKVAIQAGFIPVFLEMFSEKY, from the coding sequence ATGAATTATAAATTAGTATTAGAACAACAATTAGCAATCGATTATAACTGTACATTAGAAGAAGTACAAGGAAATGAGAATATCATTAAGCCAATGAAACGTAATGTTGGCGCGAGACCGATAGGCGAAGATGATTGTATGTTTAAAGCCGTATGTTACGGGGGAAAGTTGTTAATCATGGCAGATGAAAAAATTCTTGATTGGTGTAGGGAAAAGTTATTGAGACGCGATGCGGCTTGGGTTTCTGAACCGCAGGTTCTTTGTGGAATTAATGAAAAATTGAGAGAATTTGGACATTGTCTTGCAGATGTACATCATTATTATCTTCCGGTAGGAGAATCTGAAATAGAAGAGCGGTTTCCTATAAAATGTTTTGAGGGTGATGAAATCATGCAGTTCGAAGAGGACGAGCGTTTTGGGGAAGCTCTTTTATTTGAGGAAGATACGCCGGATATGATTGCAGTATGTGCCATGGAGGGCGAAGAGATTCTGGGAATGGCTGGTGCTACGGCAGATTCTGAAAATATGTGGCAACTCGGAGTGAATGTAACGGAAGCCGGAAAAGGAAAAGGTGTGGGAACCTATGTGGTTTCTGTTTTAAAAAATAAAGTATTAGAGAAGGGAAAAGTGCCATTTTACGGAACCGTAGAATCTCATATCAAATCACAAAAAGTTGCGATTCAGGCAGGATTTATACCAGTATTTTTAGAAATGTTTTCAGAAAAATACTAA
- a CDS encoding glycine--tRNA ligase, translating to MKKFSKRDFTLGFMEGIIGVCDSIEGAQDIYYGSMGDRDAWRYYFIQKRERSNEVDADILMNSKVWEASGHVSGFSDPLVDCKECKTRHRADNLIDDFAPEANADAMTQEEMNAYIKEHKVICPVCGKSNFTEIRQFNLMFGTKRGVTEESGAMIYLRPENAQGEYVNFLNVQRTMRAKLPFSIGQIGKAFRNEITPGNFTFRTIEFEQMEYQTFCKKGTDSETYEYFKEYGMEFFQYLGLPKEKLRFHDHEKLAHYAKEACDIEYAFPLGWGEINGTHNRTDFDLTRHQEFSKKSMDYLEEETGEKFVPYVIESTYGLDRIILALLFENLHEEMVGESDKRIVLNIAPKLAPIKVNVLPLIKKKHSEMAKQVYHQLMPYMMVNYDETGSIGKRYRRGDAIGIPFAVTIDDNTLENGTITIRDRDSMEQEVIPMEGVVPYLLTKLK from the coding sequence ATAAAAAAATTCTCCAAGCGGGATTTTACATTAGGATTCATGGAAGGAATCATAGGTGTGTGCGATTCTATAGAAGGTGCACAGGATATCTACTATGGAAGTATGGGAGATAGGGACGCATGGCGGTATTATTTTATACAAAAGAGAGAGCGAAGCAATGAAGTGGATGCAGATATTTTAATGAATTCAAAAGTGTGGGAAGCAAGTGGACACGTTTCAGGATTTTCCGACCCGTTGGTGGATTGTAAGGAGTGTAAAACAAGGCACAGAGCAGATAATTTAATTGATGATTTTGCGCCAGAAGCCAATGCTGATGCGATGACACAAGAAGAAATGAATGCATATATCAAAGAACATAAGGTAATCTGTCCGGTGTGTGGAAAGTCCAACTTTACAGAAATACGTCAGTTCAACTTGATGTTTGGTACGAAAAGGGGTGTCACAGAAGAAAGTGGGGCTATGATTTATCTAAGACCGGAAAATGCCCAGGGTGAATATGTAAATTTTCTTAACGTACAAAGAACTATGCGAGCGAAGCTTCCTTTTAGCATCGGTCAGATTGGAAAGGCTTTTCGTAACGAAATAACACCGGGAAATTTCACCTTTCGAACCATTGAATTTGAACAAATGGAATACCAGACATTTTGCAAGAAGGGAACAGATAGTGAAACTTATGAATATTTTAAGGAATATGGAATGGAATTTTTTCAATACCTAGGATTACCTAAGGAAAAATTGAGATTTCATGACCATGAGAAATTAGCACATTATGCCAAAGAGGCATGCGATATTGAGTATGCTTTTCCTTTGGGATGGGGGGAAATCAATGGAACCCATAACCGTACTGATTTTGATTTGACAAGACATCAGGAATTTTCAAAAAAATCAATGGATTATTTAGAGGAAGAGACAGGAGAAAAATTCGTGCCATATGTAATTGAATCCACATATGGATTAGACCGGATTATATTAGCATTGCTATTTGAAAATCTGCACGAAGAGATGGTAGGAGAGTCAGATAAAAGAATTGTTTTAAATATTGCGCCTAAATTAGCACCAATAAAAGTAAATGTTTTGCCGTTGATTAAAAAGAAGCATTCTGAAATGGCAAAGCAGGTATATCATCAATTGATGCCGTATATGATGGTGAATTATGATGAAACAGGAAGCATTGGAAAACGATATCGTCGTGGAGATGCAATTGGAATACCATTTGCAGTTACCATTGATGATAACACATTAGAGAATGGAACAATTACCATTCGTGATAGAGATAGTATGGAACAGGAAGTGATACCGATGGAAGGGGTTGTTCCTTATCTTTTGACGAAATTAAAGTAA